A stretch of the Ptiloglossa arizonensis isolate GNS036 chromosome 1, iyPtiAriz1_principal, whole genome shotgun sequence genome encodes the following:
- the LOC143149143 gene encoding uncharacterized protein LOC143149143 has product MNRYIIIVRKERRKSKEVNQEHSMDEYVEGILCKFTGEGWREESLQRDKESRRAAVDGSGRDKHGGDEVSNWVWIYKEKEQRDT; this is encoded by the exons ATGAATAGATATATTATAATTGTgaggaaagagagaagaaagagtAAAGAAGTTAACCAAGAACACAGTATGGACGAGTATGTAGAAGGGATACTGTGCAAGTTTACGGGGGAGGGGTGGAGAGAAGAGAGCCTGCAAAGAGATAAGGAGTCAAGGAGAGCAGCGGTGGACGGAAGTGGACGAGATAAGCATGGAGGAG ATGAAGTATCGAATTGGGTATGGATATATAAGGAAAAGGAACAGAGGGATACGTAA